A part of Sulfurimonas sp. HSL-1716 genomic DNA contains:
- a CDS encoding hemerythrin domain-containing protein translates to MTIKDFMTHHHRDCDQLLAAAEEAVDKKDFEDAQEKYNKFKDETLKHFDMEEGYLFPTFEEKSGMGGHGPTQVMRMEHEQVRMLFSKLDETIAQKDGDRFFGLTESLMILLQQHNAKEEQMLYTMMQSVLSEQNDEIVDKLMNYGK, encoded by the coding sequence ATGACTATTAAAGATTTTATGACACACCATCATAGAGATTGCGATCAGCTTTTGGCTGCAGCGGAGGAAGCTGTCGATAAAAAAGATTTTGAAGATGCGCAAGAGAAGTATAATAAGTTTAAAGACGAGACACTGAAACATTTTGATATGGAAGAGGGATATCTGTTCCCTACATTTGAAGAAAAAAGCGGTATGGGCGGACATGGGCCGACACAAGTGATGAGAATGGAGCATGAACAGGTCAGAATGCTTTTCTCCAAACTTGACGAGACGATCGCGCAAAAAGATGGTGACAGATTTTTCGGGCTTACGGAGTCGTTGATGATCCTTTTGCAGCAGCATAATGCAAAAGAGGAGCAAATGCTTTATACGATGATGCAAAGCGTCTTGTCCGAGCAAAATGACGAGATCGTCGATAAACTTATGAATTACGGCAAATAA